Genomic segment of Acidobacteriota bacterium:
TGAAATCTCCTACCGCAGGGCGAAAGATCGTATATGGGTTGGATACCTGATAGTTGATCGCGGAAGCAATAGGTGCCCCAAAGGTGCCATCGCCGTTGCCTGGAAGCGTGATGATCCCAATAAACTGATTTCCAACGGCTCCGAATATCAAATCCGGTTTGTTGTCTCCATTGACGTCAGCGGAGATCAGATAGCAATTACGTCCAACGTATTGATGGCAAGAATCCGGCGGAAGATTTATCGACTGGCCGGGAATAAACGTCCCATTGCCATTCCCCAGGAGAACATGCAGGGTTGCATTGGGGACGCCATCAATATAGATGAGATCGGTCTTGCCATCGCGATTCCAATCGCCGGCGGCCACCGCACCTGGATCACCAGTTGTAGGAAGAAGGACGGGATTCTGTAACTTGCGTTCCTGGGTCCAGGATAGCGCCGGGAGAGCTAGAACAAGAAAGCATAACAATCGGCGCATAGCTCGTATTTTCCTGAAAATCGAGAAATAAGCAATCGCAAAAATAGCATGTCGTAAAGGGTTGTTCAATCGAGAATTGTGACATATTATCAGCAAGTCTTCCGAGAGAACTTCCAGGGCATGTCATTTGCAGGTAAGGATTACAAAGATCTTTTCGGCTTCAAAGGATGGATTTGCTGTTGCCTGCTTTTGGCAGCAGTCATAGCCACAGGTTGTGGCAGTGGCGGCTCATCCGGCAGTGGGAACCAGGGCGGTGGTGGCAATGGCGCAAGCGCGGACTACTCCCTGTCGCTCCAGCCTTCCAGCCTCACAGTGACGGCAGGAACCAATCAACCGGTCACATTGTCAGCCCAACTGTCGAATGGTTTCGCAGGCTCCATTAATGTTTCCATCACAGGACTCCCGGCTGGCATTACGGCTTCGCCATCCTCATTCACGCTGCAACCTTCGGGGACACAAATCATAGTCTTTGCTGCAAGCGGCACAGTTGTAGCTGGTCCAGCTTCTGCCACGATCCAAAGCTCAAGCGGTACGCTTTCGCATCAGCTTCAATTGAACCTAACGATAAAGGCTGCCACGCCTATAATTCCATCCCGATCAAAGTACCTTCGGACGGACGCGACGACATCCTACACCTCATATCCACCGCCGAACTGGACCATCTTTCACTCGCCAACGAGACGATTTTTTGCTTCTGATCCTTATACAAACCATCTCAACGTCATCGATTCGGTGACGCAGAAACAAATTTCAACCTTAGTTGTGCCGGGTGCATTCGGCCTGGATCAGGCTCCAGATGGCAGCGTCCTTTATGTCGGCACCATGATCGGCGATCTTTACGTGATCGACCCGGTACAACTGAGTATCATCAAACGCTATCCGGCGAATACGATCAGCCCTTATGGTTTCAGTGCCAACGCAGTTTACGCGCTGTCCAACGGCAAACTGCTGCTCGAAACATATAATCTCCTGCCGGGGTATTCCTGGGTTGACGGTAATGGACCACTCGCCTTGTGGGATCCTTCCAGTAACTCGATTGTCAAATTTGTCGATCCATCTAATTTCGACGGCCTCATGCCTGAAAAATCCAGCTGTTTGGCTGGGTTTGAATATGGCATCCTTACCAATAATCGCAGCCGAATCCTGCTGACTCCGATACTGACCTCACTGGGAAGCTCAATCCTCTGTTCTCTTGATCCTGTCTCAGGCTCCTGGGTCTGGTCAAAAACGCTGGCAGACGGGGGCGCCAGTGCGCTTGCGAGCCTGGCTGTAAGTCCAGACGGAAACACAGTCGTTGCTTCTACAGGAACGACTGCTTATGTGCTCGATGCGGCGACCTTGCAGTTGAAGAACTCTTTCACAACAAAATCGTCACAATCCCTTTTGAAATACCCATCGCTGGTGATAGGTCCTGACAATCAAACGCTATATATCAGCAGCGGAGCGTTTGTTTACGCATACAACATGTCCACAGGTGCTCTTGCTGGTTGGCTTCCTAATGTGCAACTAAACGGCGCAGCTGCGCCCTCTACCCCCTATATGCAAGCCGTCAGCAGCAACGGGCTTATTGCGGGTGTGCTCGATCAGGGTGTGGGCCTGTTGGACATCAATGCTTTGAACACCTCCACGGCGGGAACTCCTTTTGGTCCTGCTCTTTTGAGTACGACATACGGTCCTATCGCTGGAGGTACTACGACGACATGGCAGCTGCAGACCACATATGGAGGAGCACCATTATCCTCGGTGAGCGCGACTTTTTTTGGTAACAACCTTGCCAGTGGCGTTTCTATTTCGACGACCGGAGGCGTCACGATCTCAGCGACCTCTCCGAGTGGGGTTCCCGGTGTAGTCGATGTGACCACACTCGCAAGCGATGGTGGCGAACAGATTTTGCCTGAAGCATTTTCGTATGGCCCCACAGTACTCGAGGCCCCCACAATATACGCTACGGCTGAGGGCGGAGGCCCAGCGCAGATATTTGGATATGGGTTCGGCCCAAATGCTTTGACCAGTAGCGCTCAGCCCGTCGTAACCCCACCTTCGGATCTTCAGGTCCAGGTAGGCACCAGCAACGCGAAGCTTACCGGTTATCTTCCTCAAGCATATTTGGCCAACAGCACCTTTCTTGCTTCGCCGTTTCCGCTTGCTGGGATCGAATACATTGTTCCGCCTGGATCAGCCGGTTCTTCCGTCGACATTACTGTTAGTAACACTTCAGGTGCGACGACCCTCAAGCAGGCAATTCAGTATCTTCCTGCGGTCCAGGTCTTGCCTGCAACCGGAGCCAAGCTGGTGGACGGCATATACGATCGCCGTCGTGATCTGTACTACTTCACCGACACGAACCAGATTCGTGTGTTTTCACGCTCGCAGGGTAAATGGCTGAACCCTATCGCGATTCCTGCACCTGTTGGAGCATACGGTTCGCAGCGCCTGCTTGGCATCTGTCTCTCGCTAGATGGTTCGAAGATGGTTGTTTCTGACGCTGGCGCGATTGCGATCTATATCATCGATCCCGACAATCCAACTTCAATCAAAAGCTATCCCTTTGCGTCACAGGTATTCGGAGGCACTCCCAATATCGAAACTCCTTCTGGAGTCGCGATTACCAATTCAGGGACCGTCTACTTTACGACGTTCGATCTCAACGGTACAGGCGCTCCCTTCCTGATGACGTTGGATCCGTCAACAGGAAGGATTTCTACCTATGGAGGGTTTGTTTATACGTTCTCGTCGGAAGGGCCATATCAGTATGGTCGTCTACCGATGAGTGCCGACGGCGCAAGAATCTACCTCAATTCTTCCGGGATTATCGCCGCTATTGATGCTTCTACTGGAGCAGTTACTTATCCCTTTGAGAGGACCGGAAGCATCGGACAGGGCGGCTATGAGGTCGTGCTTGCTCCTAGCCAAACCAATCTGTTTGCAGACGGCTTCATGATGGACAGCAATATGAACCTGCTTGGCATGCTCGCCCTCAACTGGAGGGAGAGCGTCGACGCAGACCCCGTCTACGGCGCAACAATGTCGACGGACGGGGGGCTGTTCTTTCAACCCAACACACATTCCATTGATGTCTTTGACGCCAGAACGGGAGTCTTCCGGTCGCGCATCTCGCTTCCTGTTGCTCTCTCTCCCTCTTATAGAGCTCTAGTGAGCGACGGGAAAGACAATGTCCAGATAGGTATTACGAGCAACGGAGACAGTATTGCGGTCATTGACCTCGGTTCTCTGCCAGAGCCTCCTCCAGTAGCTCATCTCATTCATCCGCACGATGATGAAAATGGGAACGCAAACGTCTGGAGTTCTCAGAGTTCGATCCAGCATTTTCTGCGTCAGGAAACTGCCCCGCTCACAACCGGTGTCAAGCCGCAACATCGTATCGTCAACATTATGCAGCGCACAGCCGAACCCAACAATCTATCCATACCGTGAGGTGCAGCCAGTACCTATGAGGGCTCAGAATTTCCTGGACGAGGTTACCTAATTTGAAGCTGAGGTTGCCTTTGTAAGGCTATCGGGTTTGGATGACATGGTGCGGGATCAACAGTAAAACTCTATGGCTCGGATTCCTTCGATACGAAGTACAGCCCCGGCAGAATCCAAGGTATCCAGACGGCTGTGCTAAAGAGGAATCCCGATCCGACTCACATTAGTACATCGTTTGTGGAACGTCAGAACCTCACCATGCGCATGAGCATCCGCTGATTTACACGCCTGAGCAATGGCTTCTCGAAAAAACTCCAGAACCATGAGGCGTCTGTTGCACTCTATTTCATGTATTACAACTTCTGTCGGGTGCATCAAACGCTCCGTGTCACGCCAGCAATGGAAGCCGGATTCACGGATCACGCCTGGATAATTGCTGAATTGGCTTCCCTCGCACCTGAGCCGGGACCAAAACCGCGTGGCCCTTACAAGAAAAGAATTTTAAACTGACCCACTACCGGCTTGCCAAGGGAGTTCTTCGACCTCGAATACGCGGTCTATAATCACCAGACCGAGCGCAAACACAGCCCAGACGCATGCGAGCCACCATGGCTACGTAGATTCATGCCAGGCAAGCGAGGCAAGCAGAATCGTTGCTGTTCAGGTATGTCCCCATGCGGTATAGCCTCTGTATGGAGCGTCAGATAAGGTGCAGAAACGCGATATGGCATAAAGACTGTGGCGCAAATAACAAAGGGCAGATAGCGCTCAATTGCTCTCTGGGCGTACAGGTTTGAATCCAAGCAATTGAGCGGATACAAAGAGAGCGAGCAGATGTTCCTGATAGGTCAGGCCGGCAAGCCTGATTCGGCGGCCAATCAGGCGAAGTGATACAGCGAGTCCGAGCCATACCACTGCGACCCAAGCCAGAGCAATCTCGAACGAGGCGAGCGCTACAAGTCGTAGATCCGAATCCTGCTGTGTCCACCAAGTAAATCAACAGCTTGGCGATGTAATTCATGAAAGCCGGGAACATCCTGGGAATCTGTGGATCGCCTCGTTGCAGGTGTAAAGAAATTCGTTGCTGATAGATGCCCGCACAGATTAAGCTTTCGGACGCTGAAAGGCGCTGGGTAGACGAAGGACTGGAGGCTTGGCCATGGAGCTGCGAATCAGTACGATTCCGTCACCGGAAGACCCCCCGTGGAGGAGCACCGACTACCAGTCGGAGCTGCGGGAGCTTGGAGTGAGGCTTCGGGCGGACGGCCTTGCGATTCGCGAGGTGAACTCTCCTGCGCCTTGCTCGGATTGCCCACCGGCGGTCTCGGGGGAGTGGAAGGTCCCACTCGACGCCGCGCTGGCGCCGGCTCTGGAGGCCCCGCTGGGTACATGGTTGCAGGCCCGCCACGGCCGCACTGCACGGCTGCGTATTGGAGAGATCGAGGCGGACGTGCGAGACGTCCACGAACTGGCAAGGGTCATCAGGGTCGCCAAGTGCTATCAGGACGTCACGGAGAGCGAGAGCAGTTAGCCGCTCAGTACGCGTTAGATGTGTGCGATGCGAGTTGGTTAATGCAGCCATTCTAAAAAAAGGTTTGGCGCGCAGCCCAGCAGCAGAATGATCAGCGCAATGGCGCAAAGAGCAAGCTGGCTTACGATCGGCACTTGTAGCGAAACGGCCCCGGAAGGCGGCTCCGCGATATAGATGCGCTTCAACACTTGCAGGTAGTAGTAGAGAGATACTGTGCTCATGGCGATGGCCAGAACCACCAGCCAGAGCAGGCCGAGCGTATGTTGCCCCGCGGACAGCGTTGAAGCGAAGAGAAAGAATTTGCCGAAGAACCCCGCCAGGGGCGGAATTCCTCCGAGCGAGAGCAGAAAGATCAGCATGCAGAAGGAGAGCACGGGTGCACGGCGGCTGAGCCCGGCAAAGTCGGAGAGCTTTTCACCGCCAGCCCGTTCTTCGACAATTGAGACGACACCAAAGGCGCCAATCACGGTCAGCGCATAGGTGACCGCGTAGTAGAGCAGCGCGCCGAAGCTCAGTTCGGTGTGCGATACGAGCGCCAGCAGGATGTATCCTGCCTGCGCGATTGCCGAGTAGGCAAGCAGCCTGCGGACGCTGGTCTGCATGATGGCGACGAGATTTCCCAGGACCATCGACAAAGCTGCAACGACTGCGACAACTGGGACCCAGCCTGAAGCGTAGCGTCTCCAGTCGGCGCTGCCCTCTGCTCCCGCGAAGCCGACGGTCATCACCTGGTAGAAGATGACGAAGCCCGCGACCTTTGCGGTGGAGGCGATCAGGGCCGCGCTGTTGGCGGGCGCTCCTTCGTAGACGTCTGGCGCCCAGAAATGAAATGGGACTGCCGCGACCTTGAAGCCAAACCCGAGGACGATCATGACGATTGCCACCGCCAGCAGCGGGTCCAGGTGCGTGCTTTTCATTGCGTGCGCAATTTGCACGAGATTGGTTGAGTTGGACAGGCCGTAGAGAAGGCTCAGCCCAAACAACAGGAATGCGGCCGACGTTCCACCGAAGAGAAAATACTTCAATGCGGCTTCTGCTGAATGCGCGCTGCGCTTGTTGAATGCTGCCAGAACGTACAGAGAGAGGCTCAACAGCTCCAGCGAGAGAAAGATGAGCAGGACATTCTGCGAGCTTACGAGGAACATCATGCCTACGGTTGCAAAGAGGGTGACAGCAAAGTATTCGCCAACGTGCGACGTAAAAGAAGAGTCAACCGAAAGGGCCACGATAAATACTGTCAGGACGAGCAGGGCGATCTGAACCAGCTGTGTCTCCGGTCCAATGACGAGAGTTCCATCAAAGATGTTGGCCTGTTGTGGAGCGCACACGATCTGGGCGATTGCGCCAATGCAGCCGAGCCCGGAGATGACGGCTCCCGCAGTACGCGGGGTATGCGTCTGAGCGGTTCGGGAGATCAGGAGATCTACGCCGAGCACGAGTAGTGCCGTGACAAGCACAATCACCTCAGGCAGGAGGAGATGAAGGAGCGCGGCATAGGAGACTGCGATCATTGCCAGTGTCCTTTCCGCAGGCCATCAAACAGCGGCGAGTTCAGGGCTGGAATGATCAGCTTCAAGAGCAGTTGCGGATAGAGTCCGATCGTCACGCTGGCGACAATCAACAGGACAGCCCCGAGGCGTTCAGGCATTGAAATGGGAGGAAGCGGCTGCACTGTACTCTCTGGGGCGGCGTCGGAGAAGAAGGCTTTCTGCATGGCGCGCCATGTGTAGGCAACGGAGATTGCAATTCCGATGCCTGCGCCAACGACATAGATGGGAAATGCGCTCCAGGCTCCGACGAGAACCTGGAGTTCAGCTACGAAGCCGCTGAAACCGGGCATTCCAATGGAAGCGATTGCAGCAAGAACGAATGCGGCCGTTGCGAAGGGAATGGCTTTATTGAGGTGCATCCTGCTGAGCGCGTCCAGATCGCGAGTGTGTGTACGGTCGTAGACCATGCGTCCGACGATGGCGAACAGCAGGCCCGCCAGGACGCCATGAGAGAACATCTGCAATACCGCTCCGGTGAGACCGATGCGGCTCAGGGTCATGAGGCCTAACAGCACAAAGCCCATGTGGCTGACACTGGAGTAGCCGATGACGAATTTGAAGTCCTGCTGTACAAGCGCGACCAATGCGCCGTAGACGATGCCGATTACCGCAAGCAGGCTGAAGACATCGCGCCACGAAGCGAGGCCCAGCAAAGTGAATCCCCACGGATCGAGTCCGTGAGGAAACAGGGTCATGGCCACGCGCAAGCAGCCGTATGCGCCGAGCTTCATCACGACTCCGGCAAGCAGCATGGAGGCTGCTGTGGGCGCGGCGACATGGCCTGTAGGTGCCCATGTATGGAAGGGCCAGAGGCCGGCAAGAATGCCGAAGCCGACAAACATGAGCGGAAACGCCCACATTTGAAAGTGAGGAGAGAATGGAAATTGCGACAGTGCAAGAAGGTCCATCGTCCTTGCGCCCGCGACAACGTATGCCGCGACCAGCACAACGAGCACCATGGCGCTGCCCACCAGCGAGTAGAGGGCAAGCTTCATGGCAGCGTATTCGCGCTGCGTGGAGCCCCAGATGGCGATGAGGAAATACTTTGGGATGATGGCGATCTCGTAGAAGACAAAGAGCAGAAATATGTCGGCGCTGAGGAAGACGCCGTACACGCCTCCGATCAGCGCGAGATAGAGCGCGAAGAACTCGTTTGCGCGGTGCTCGATGTTCCAGGAGAAGAGGACGCCGGCGATGGCGACGATTCCAGTGAGCAGGACCAACACGAGGCTGATGCCATCGGCGGCAAGATGGTACTCGATGCCGAGCGACGGAATCCACGATCGATGAACGATCGTCGTCATGACTCCGTCT
This window contains:
- a CDS encoding NADH-quinone oxidoreductase subunit N, translated to MIAVSYAALLHLLLPEVIVLVTALLVLGVDLLISRTAQTHTPRTAGAVISGLGCIGAIAQIVCAPQQANIFDGTLVIGPETQLVQIALLVLTVFIVALSVDSSFTSHVGEYFAVTLFATVGMMFLVSSQNVLLIFLSLELLSLSLYVLAAFNKRSAHSAEAALKYFLFGGTSAAFLLFGLSLLYGLSNSTNLVQIAHAMKSTHLDPLLAVAIVMIVLGFGFKVAAVPFHFWAPDVYEGAPANSAALIASTAKVAGFVIFYQVMTVGFAGAEGSADWRRYASGWVPVVAVVAALSMVLGNLVAIMQTSVRRLLAYSAIAQAGYILLALVSHTELSFGALLYYAVTYALTVIGAFGVVSIVEERAGGEKLSDFAGLSRRAPVLSFCMLIFLLSLGGIPPLAGFFGKFFLFASTLSAGQHTLGLLWLVVLAIAMSTVSLYYYLQVLKRIYIAEPPSGAVSLQVPIVSQLALCAIALIILLLGCAPNLFLEWLH
- a CDS encoding NADH-quinone oxidoreductase subunit M → MLAWTIYISFLGALALVLLRLPARVSRGIALLAAIAGFAVTLAQLLRHADGVMTTIVHRSWIPSLGIEYHLAADGISLVLVLLTGIVAIAGVLFSWNIEHRANEFFALYLALIGGVYGVFLSADIFLLFVFYEIAIIPKYFLIAIWGSTQREYAAMKLALYSLVGSAMVLVVLVAAYVVAGARTMDLLALSQFPFSPHFQMWAFPLMFVGFGILAGLWPFHTWAPTGHVAAPTAASMLLAGVVMKLGAYGCLRVAMTLFPHGLDPWGFTLLGLASWRDVFSLLAVIGIVYGALVALVQQDFKFVIGYSSVSHMGFVLLGLMTLSRIGLTGAVLQMFSHGVLAGLLFAIVGRMVYDRTHTRDLDALSRMHLNKAIPFATAAFVLAAIASIGMPGFSGFVAELQVLVGAWSAFPIYVVGAGIGIAISVAYTWRAMQKAFFSDAAPESTVQPLPPISMPERLGAVLLIVASVTIGLYPQLLLKLIIPALNSPLFDGLRKGHWQ